A window from Enterocloster bolteae encodes these proteins:
- a CDS encoding MBL fold metallo-hydrolase encodes MKITYIHHSSFMAELDHAVLLFDYFEGNIPETDREKPLFVFASHRHGDHFSRSIFDLEESRGNVTYVLSDDIWTRQVPEDLLGRTIFLGPGEEVSLKDGAGNPVDIRAFKSTDQGVAFLASLEGRTIYHAGDLNNWVWEGEPEADNRRMSENFHREMDKLAGRHIDVAFMLIDPRQEKDFYLGMDDFMRMVGADVVFPMHFWEDFQAAARFKALACADGYKDRIQEIHRRGEEFLV; translated from the coding sequence ATGAAGATAACGTATATCCATCACAGCAGTTTTATGGCGGAGCTTGACCATGCCGTACTTCTGTTTGACTATTTTGAGGGAAACATTCCGGAAACAGACAGGGAGAAGCCTTTGTTTGTGTTTGCCAGCCACCGCCATGGAGACCATTTTTCCCGTTCCATATTTGATTTGGAGGAAAGCCGCGGGAATGTGACCTATGTGCTGTCCGACGATATCTGGACAAGGCAGGTGCCGGAGGACCTTCTGGGCAGAACCATATTCCTGGGACCAGGGGAGGAAGTGAGCCTGAAGGACGGAGCCGGGAATCCGGTGGACATCCGGGCATTTAAGTCCACAGACCAGGGTGTGGCCTTTTTGGCCAGCCTGGAGGGCAGGACCATTTACCATGCAGGGGATTTAAACAATTGGGTATGGGAAGGGGAGCCGGAGGCCGACAACCGCAGGATGAGTGAGAATTTCCACCGGGAAATGGACAAGCTGGCAGGACGCCATATTGATGTGGCCTTTATGCTCATTGACCCCAGGCAGGAGAAGGATTTTTACCTGGGAATGGATGACTTTATGAGAATGGTGGGGGCGGACGTGGTGTTTCCCATGCATTTCTGGGAGGACTTTCAGGCGGCTGCCAGATTTAAGGCCCTGGCCTGCGCCGACGGGTACAAGGACAGGATACAGGAGATACACAGACGGGGAGAGGAATTCCTGGTGTGA
- a CDS encoding MATE family efflux transporter, whose amino-acid sequence MFTNQDLKRLILPLIVEQILAVSVGMVDTMMVSNAGEAATSGVSLVDMVNTLFINIFAAVATGGAVVSSQYLGQRRRDRACQSANQLILIIACISLIIMVLCILFRRGVLHLLYGGVAGDVMANALVYLTISALSYPFLAVYNSCAALFRSMGNSKISMQASIIMNIINVIGDSLFIFVFHWGVAGAAAASLISRMTACFILLFRLKNKNLDIFIGGKWNLNFRMVKQILGIGIPNGIENSIFQLGRVLVVGIIAMFGTTQIAANAIANNLDGMGVLPGQAMNLAMITVVGRCVGAGDFDQAGYYAKKMMKITYLVNGLCCIAVILTMPLSLSLYGLSKEALELGAVLVLIHDGCAVFLWPSSFCLANVLRAASDVKFPMCVSILSMLLFRIGFSYVLAVGLGMGAVGVWWAMIADWSVRSAFFGWRFASGKWKTFYHAL is encoded by the coding sequence ATGTTTACCAACCAGGATTTGAAGCGCCTTATACTGCCCCTTATTGTGGAGCAGATACTGGCTGTGTCCGTGGGAATGGTGGATACCATGATGGTATCAAACGCAGGGGAGGCAGCTACCTCCGGGGTTTCCCTGGTGGATATGGTCAACACCCTGTTCATCAATATTTTTGCGGCGGTGGCAACCGGAGGCGCGGTGGTGTCCTCCCAGTATCTGGGACAGAGGAGAAGGGACAGGGCCTGCCAGTCGGCCAACCAGCTGATTTTGATAATTGCATGTATTTCACTTATTATAATGGTGCTCTGCATCCTGTTTCGCCGGGGGGTGCTGCATCTGCTCTACGGCGGCGTGGCCGGGGATGTGATGGCCAATGCCCTGGTTTACCTGACCATATCCGCACTGTCCTACCCCTTCCTGGCCGTGTATAATTCCTGCGCCGCCCTGTTCCGCTCCATGGGAAATTCCAAGATATCCATGCAGGCGTCCATCATCATGAACATTATCAATGTTATAGGGGACTCCCTGTTCATCTTTGTATTCCATTGGGGTGTGGCGGGTGCTGCTGCGGCTTCCCTGATTTCACGTATGACTGCCTGTTTTATCCTTCTCTTCCGGCTGAAAAATAAGAATCTGGACATCTTTATTGGGGGAAAATGGAATCTTAATTTCAGAATGGTGAAGCAGATACTGGGCATAGGCATTCCCAATGGGATTGAGAACAGCATCTTCCAGCTGGGCCGGGTTCTGGTGGTGGGGATCATAGCCATGTTCGGCACGACCCAGATAGCTGCCAACGCCATTGCCAATAATCTGGACGGGATGGGCGTACTGCCCGGGCAGGCCATGAACCTGGCTATGATTACCGTGGTAGGGCGCTGCGTGGGGGCAGGCGATTTTGACCAGGCCGGATATTATGCAAAGAAAATGATGAAAATTACATACTTAGTCAACGGGCTTTGCTGTATAGCCGTTATATTGACTATGCCGCTTTCTCTCAGTCTATATGGACTGTCAAAAGAAGCATTGGAACTGGGAGCCGTACTGGTGCTGATTCATGATGGGTGCGCAGTGTTTTTATGGCCGTCCTCCTTCTGTCTGGCCAATGTGCTGAGGGCTGCCAGCGATGTGAAATTCCCCATGTGCGTATCCATCCTGTCCATGCTCCTGTTCCGCATAGGTTTCAGCTATGTGCTGGCAGTGGGACTGGGCATGGGAGCCGTGGGCGTGTGGTGGGCCATGATTGCGGACTGGAGTGTCCGATCCGCCTTCTTTGGATGGCGGTTTGCCAGCGGGAAATGGAAAACCTTTTATCATGCCCTGTAA
- a CDS encoding AbgT family transporter encodes MANDGQKKSMVLKALDTVERVGNRLPDPAVIFLILTGIVILVSALCGFLGLSVTYDFLDRTSGEITKMTVEAVSLLAPDSIRYMVTAVVPNFTGFFALGTVFTIMIGVGVADGTGFMSALLRRVASSTPKSLATAVVVFLGIMSNIASSTGYVVLVPLGAVLFTAFGRHPAAGLAAAFAGVSGGWSANLLIGTNDPMFAGMSTQAARMIDPEYTVLPVCNWYFMVASTVLITVIGTLVTDRLVEPRLGPWGPVETGTIGDIGENERRGMGWAGITVLVYAAVMALLTVLPGGLLRDPQTHSLLNSPFMDGIIFFMMLLFLLPGLAYGIGAGTLKNSRDAVALVNKSISGLAGFMVLIFFAAQFTACFNYSNLGTIISVKGADFLQSVGLTGLPLIVCFILLTACINIFIAVDSAKWAIMAPIFVPMFMRLGLSPELTQAAYRIGDSSTNIIAPLMPFFVLTVAFFQKYDRDAGIGSVISTMLPYSGAFLLGWIVMFTVWYLTGLPLGPGSPLFYGL; translated from the coding sequence TTGGCAAATGATGGGCAGAAAAAAAGCATGGTCCTAAAAGCCTTGGATACCGTGGAGCGGGTGGGGAACAGGCTGCCTGACCCGGCAGTGATTTTCCTGATTCTGACGGGAATTGTCATCCTTGTGTCCGCCCTGTGCGGATTCCTGGGATTGTCTGTCACATATGATTTTCTGGACCGCACAAGCGGTGAGATTACTAAAATGACAGTGGAGGCCGTAAGCCTTCTGGCGCCGGACAGCATCCGGTATATGGTCACCGCGGTGGTGCCTAATTTCACGGGATTTTTTGCGCTGGGAACTGTTTTTACCATTATGATAGGCGTAGGGGTGGCGGACGGTACGGGCTTCATGTCTGCCCTGCTGCGCAGGGTGGCTTCCTCCACGCCAAAGTCATTAGCCACCGCCGTGGTGGTGTTTCTTGGAATCATGTCCAACATTGCCTCATCCACAGGCTATGTGGTCCTGGTCCCGCTGGGCGCGGTCCTGTTCACGGCCTTTGGACGTCACCCGGCGGCCGGGCTGGCGGCAGCCTTTGCAGGTGTATCCGGAGGCTGGAGCGCCAATCTTTTAATCGGCACCAATGACCCCATGTTCGCAGGCATGTCCACCCAGGCAGCCCGCATGATTGACCCGGAATATACAGTGCTTCCCGTCTGCAACTGGTATTTCATGGTGGCATCCACGGTGCTTATCACAGTCATAGGCACCCTTGTCACGGACAGGCTGGTGGAGCCCCGCCTGGGGCCTTGGGGGCCTGTGGAGACAGGGACCATTGGGGATATCGGGGAAAATGAAAGGAGAGGAATGGGCTGGGCCGGCATCACGGTGTTGGTATATGCGGCGGTTATGGCTCTTTTGACGGTTCTGCCCGGAGGACTGCTGCGGGATCCCCAAACCCATTCACTCCTCAATTCCCCATTTATGGACGGCATCATCTTCTTTATGATGCTCCTGTTCCTGCTCCCCGGTCTGGCCTACGGTATCGGAGCGGGCACCCTGAAGAACAGCAGGGACGCGGTGGCTCTTGTGAATAAGTCCATAAGCGGCCTGGCAGGCTTTATGGTGCTGATTTTCTTTGCGGCCCAGTTCACAGCCTGTTTTAACTATTCCAACCTGGGCACCATTATTTCCGTCAAAGGGGCGGATTTCCTTCAATCCGTGGGGCTTACGGGACTTCCTTTAATCGTCTGCTTTATCCTGCTGACAGCCTGTATCAATATCTTCATAGCGGTGGATTCCGCTAAATGGGCCATCATGGCGCCGATTTTTGTCCCCATGTTCATGCGTCTGGGTCTTTCACCGGAGCTGACCCAGGCAGCGTACAGGATTGGGGATTCCAGTACCAATATCATTGCTCCCCTGATGCCCTTTTTCGTATTGACGGTGGCGTTTTTCCAGAAATACGATAGGGACGCCGGAATCGGGAGCGTAATCTCCACCATGCTTCCGTATTCAGGGGCTTTTTTGCTGGGATGGATTGTGATGTTCACTGTCTGGTATCTGACAGGTCTGCCGCTGGGGCCGGGATCGCCCCTGTTTTACGGGCTGTAG
- a CDS encoding dihydroorotase: MILIRAGRVLGPAEGLDIEADVVLDGDRIAGIFPADQGGAEGAPGFSTRERQYEQIIEAEGLAAAPGLVDVHVHFRDPGPTYKEDIHTGARAAAKGGFTTVVCMANTNPIVDNEETLRYVLEEGKRTGIHVLSCAAVSKGFAGRELTDMEGLLAAGAAGFTDDGIPLMEGTFVREAMEEAARLDTVLSFHEEDKHFIRENGINHGRISDELGIYGSPALAEDSLVARDCMIALDTGATVDIQHISSGHSVEMVRLAKKLGAKVWAEVTPHHFTLTEEAVLKHGTLAKMNPPLRTEKDRQMLIEGLKDGTIDMIATDHAPHSREEKDRPLTQAPSGILGLETALALGITNLVKPGHLTLLELMEKMSYNPARLYKLDCGRMEAGAPADLVLFDADRQWTVEGFESKSSNSPFLGATLTGKVMYTVCKGRIVYGDQGTEV, from the coding sequence ATGATTTTGATTCGCGCAGGACGGGTACTGGGACCCGCAGAAGGGCTGGATATAGAGGCGGATGTGGTTTTGGACGGAGACAGGATTGCCGGAATATTTCCGGCGGACCAGGGGGGAGCAGAGGGAGCACCCGGCTTTAGCACCCGGGAGAGGCAGTATGAGCAGATAATCGAGGCAGAGGGACTGGCGGCAGCGCCGGGACTGGTGGATGTCCATGTGCATTTTCGCGATCCGGGGCCCACGTACAAGGAGGACATCCATACAGGGGCAAGGGCTGCAGCAAAGGGCGGCTTCACCACGGTCGTGTGCATGGCCAATACCAACCCCATTGTGGATAACGAGGAGACCCTGCGCTATGTGCTGGAGGAGGGAAAAAGGACAGGCATCCATGTGTTAAGCTGCGCCGCTGTGTCAAAGGGATTTGCAGGCAGGGAGCTGACCGACATGGAGGGACTTCTGGCAGCCGGGGCAGCCGGATTTACAGATGACGGGATTCCGCTGATGGAGGGGACGTTTGTCAGGGAGGCCATGGAGGAAGCGGCCAGATTGGATACGGTTCTCAGCTTCCATGAGGAGGACAAGCATTTTATCAGGGAAAATGGAATCAACCACGGCAGGATTTCCGATGAACTGGGAATCTACGGCTCACCAGCCCTGGCAGAGGATTCCCTGGTGGCCAGGGACTGCATGATAGCCCTGGATACAGGGGCAACCGTGGACATCCAGCATATCAGTTCAGGGCACTCCGTGGAGATGGTGCGCCTGGCCAAGAAGCTGGGGGCAAAGGTATGGGCCGAGGTGACGCCCCACCATTTTACCCTGACAGAGGAAGCCGTGTTAAAGCACGGAACCCTGGCTAAGATGAACCCGCCGTTAAGGACAGAGAAGGACAGGCAGATGCTGATTGAGGGGCTTAAGGATGGGACCATTGACATGATTGCCACAGACCATGCTCCCCACAGCCGGGAGGAAAAGGATCGGCCCCTGACCCAGGCGCCCAGCGGCATACTGGGACTGGAGACTGCCCTGGCCCTGGGAATCACCAATCTGGTGAAGCCGGGACATCTCACGCTTTTGGAGCTTATGGAAAAGATGAGCTATAATCCGGCCAGGCTCTATAAGCTGGACTGCGGACGCATGGAAGCAGGAGCGCCTGCGGATCTGGTGCTTTTCGATGCGGACAGGCAGTGGACGGTGGAAGGCTTTGAATCCAAGTCATCCAACAGCCCCTTTCTGGGCGCCACATTGACAGGCAAGGTAATGTATACGGTTTGCAAAGGAAGGATTGTCTATGGAGATCAGGGAACGGAAGTTTGA